The Thomasclavelia ramosa DSM 1402 genome includes a region encoding these proteins:
- a CDS encoding UDP-glucose--hexose-1-phosphate uridylyltransferase: MNHEINRLIQFALDKEMITKDECDYSVNLLLDLFDENDFEYEEINEHLPLATPILEKMLDHAVTKGLIEDNTTSRDLFDTKIMNCIMPRPHIVNEKFKQKYMVSPKVATDYYYKLSIASNYIRKSRTDKNIIWKKYVKYGNIEISINLSKPEKDPKEIAKAKLIKSSGYPKCLLCKENVGFSGDLNRAARQTHRIIPIELATGNYYLQYSPYVYYNEHCIVFNEEHKPMVINENTFKNLFSFLDIFPHYMIGSNADLPIVGGSILSHDHYQGGNYEFPIQGAEVLKTLISDKYPSTLIEVVKWPLSTVRLTSENKEELVALSVKMLDYWRHYNAPVLDIISHTEDIPHNTITPIARRKGDKYQIDLVLRNNRTSTKYPDGIFHPHQESHHIKKENIGLIEVMGLAILPARLKDELKLLSDCLLKKAKIEEYPELDKHHSWYQQLLAQHEFTETNIDEILKEAVAIKFVNVLEDAGVFKMDDYGIDALTSFVETVLKGE, translated from the coding sequence ATGAACCATGAAATTAATCGGTTAATTCAGTTTGCTTTAGACAAAGAGATGATTACTAAAGATGAATGTGATTATTCAGTAAACCTATTATTAGATTTATTTGATGAAAATGACTTTGAATATGAAGAGATTAATGAACACTTACCGTTAGCGACACCTATCTTAGAAAAGATGTTGGATCATGCAGTAACAAAAGGATTAATTGAGGATAATACCACAAGTAGAGATCTATTTGATACTAAAATAATGAATTGTATTATGCCTAGACCCCATATTGTAAATGAAAAATTTAAGCAGAAATATATGGTAAGTCCTAAAGTAGCAACTGATTATTATTACAAATTATCAATTGCTTCTAATTATATTAGAAAGAGTCGTACGGATAAAAATATTATTTGGAAAAAGTATGTTAAATATGGAAATATTGAGATTTCTATCAATTTATCAAAGCCGGAAAAAGATCCAAAAGAAATTGCTAAAGCTAAATTGATTAAATCAAGCGGATATCCTAAATGTTTATTGTGTAAAGAAAACGTTGGTTTTAGTGGCGATTTGAATCGGGCGGCTCGACAAACTCATCGAATTATTCCAATTGAATTGGCGACTGGAAATTATTATTTACAATATTCACCATATGTTTATTATAATGAGCATTGTATTGTGTTTAATGAGGAACATAAGCCGATGGTGATTAATGAGAACACGTTTAAGAATCTGTTTTCATTTTTAGATATATTTCCTCATTACATGATTGGATCAAATGCTGATTTACCAATTGTTGGTGGATCAATCTTAAGTCATGATCACTATCAAGGTGGAAATTATGAATTTCCAATTCAAGGTGCAGAAGTTTTAAAGACACTAATTTCTGATAAATATCCAAGTACATTGATTGAAGTGGTTAAATGGCCATTATCGACAGTTCGATTAACTTCAGAGAATAAAGAAGAATTAGTCGCTTTATCAGTGAAAATGTTAGATTACTGGCGCCATTATAATGCTCCAGTTTTAGATATAATCTCGCATACAGAGGATATTCCGCATAACACAATTACACCGATTGCTCGTCGTAAAGGTGATAAGTATCAAATTGATTTAGTCTTAAGAAATAATCGGACAAGTACAAAATATCCTGATGGAATTTTTCACCCTCATCAAGAATCACATCATATTAAAAAAGAAAATATTGGTCTGATCGAAGTAATGGGGTTAGCTATTTTACCAGCTCGATTAAAAGATGAATTAAAATTATTAAGTGACTGTTTATTGAAAAAAGCAAAGATTGAAGAATATCCAGAATTAGATAAACACCATTCATGGTATCAACAGTTGTTAGCGCAACATGAATTTACAGAGACAAATATTGATGAAATCTTGAAGGAAGCAGTAGCAATTAAATTTGTTAATGTATTAGAAGATGCTGGTGTTTTTAAAATGGATGATTATGGAATTGATGCCTTAACAAGTTTCGTGGAAACAGTTTTGAAAGGAGAATAA
- a CDS encoding aldose epimerase family protein, whose product MIKVIEKIDDKIDLIQMKNDDLEVVVSNYGCTIVKVLMKDKDGNIDDVVLGYDDFRDYQTKDAYLGALVGRTANRIGKGKFTLNSETYTLPINNGPNCLHGGVKGFSYQIFDYQILEDSIEFTYLSKDGEEGYPGNLAFKAIYTLNKDTLIVRYQATSDKDTIINITNHSYFNLSGAKEDIYNHQLLVHSDKYACVDSDGLPTGKFNLVKDTPFDFNSMTRIGDVIDSDDEQLKLGAGYDHPFIFNQDKDQAILYHEATGRKLTVSTSLPGAQIYSANYLDGRIGKYGIVYPRRFALCIETQNLPDAINIEEDPTTILKKGEVYDEITSYKFEVIK is encoded by the coding sequence ATGATAAAGGTAATCGAAAAGATTGATGATAAAATTGATCTAATTCAAATGAAAAATGATGATTTAGAAGTTGTTGTTTCAAACTATGGTTGTACGATTGTTAAAGTTTTAATGAAAGATAAAGATGGAAATATTGATGATGTAGTGCTAGGGTATGATGATTTTAGAGATTATCAGACTAAAGACGCTTATTTAGGGGCATTAGTTGGGAGAACAGCTAATCGTATCGGTAAAGGTAAGTTTACTTTAAACAGTGAAACTTATACGCTGCCAATTAATAATGGTCCTAATTGTTTACATGGTGGGGTCAAAGGTTTTTCATATCAGATATTTGATTATCAAATACTTGAGGATTCAATTGAGTTTACTTATTTGTCAAAAGATGGTGAAGAGGGATATCCTGGTAATTTAGCATTCAAAGCAATTTACACTTTAAATAAAGATACTTTAATTGTACGTTATCAAGCAACTAGTGATAAGGATACAATTATTAATATTACTAATCATTCGTATTTTAATTTGTCGGGGGCTAAAGAAGATATTTATAATCATCAATTGTTAGTGCATAGTGATAAATATGCATGTGTTGATTCTGATGGATTACCGACTGGTAAATTTAATCTAGTAAAAGATACTCCATTTGATTTTAATTCAATGACAAGAATTGGTGATGTAATTGATAGTGATGATGAGCAGCTTAAATTAGGTGCCGGTTATGACCATCCGTTCATTTTTAACCAAGATAAAGACCAAGCTATATTATATCATGAAGCTACTGGACGTAAATTGACAGTAAGTACATCATTGCCGGGAGCTCAAATTTATAGTGCTAATTATTTAGATGGACGTATCGGTAAATATGGAATTGTATATCCAAGAAGATTCGCATTATGTATTGAAACTCAAAATCTTCCCGATGCAATTAATATTGAAGAGGATCCAACAACAATTTTAAAGAAAGGTGAAGTATATGATGAAATAACATCATATAAATTTGAGGTAATAAAATAA
- a CDS encoding galactokinase, whose translation MIKATILVEELNNKKYDELLNDIYVDTNLLDYQRERYVKAINKYVSLYGDTDVEIYSAPGRSEVGGNHTDHQHGCVLAAAVNLDAIAVVGRVDNKIKVLSDDFDIAPINLEDLEIKKAEEGTSEALIRGVCARLKELGYNVGGFNAFITSDVLMGAGLSSSAAFETIIGTIISGLYNDMTIDPVVIAQVGQYAENVYFGKPCGLMDQCASSVGSLINIDFNDVAKPIVNKVDVDFSKFGHSLCIVDTKGSHADLTDEYAAIPMEMKKVANYFGKEFLREVDEEDFFNDIAGARKACQDRAVLRAIHLFEENKRVDQEVKALNNSDFETFKKVVKESGDSSYKFLQNVYANCDVQNQSVSIGLAMSEKIIGRNGVCRVHGGGFAGTIQAFVKDEFVTAYKTEIERVFGKGSCHVLKVRKYGGKKVI comes from the coding sequence ATGATTAAAGCAACAATTTTAGTAGAAGAATTAAATAATAAAAAGTATGATGAGTTATTAAATGATATTTATGTAGATACAAATCTTTTAGATTATCAACGTGAGCGATATGTTAAAGCAATCAATAAATATGTATCATTGTATGGTGATACCGATGTAGAAATTTACAGTGCTCCAGGACGTAGCGAAGTAGGAGGAAATCATACAGATCATCAGCATGGTTGTGTTTTAGCAGCAGCAGTTAATCTTGATGCAATCGCTGTTGTTGGAAGAGTTGACAATAAAATTAAAGTATTATCTGATGATTTTGATATTGCGCCAATTAATTTAGAAGACTTAGAAATAAAAAAGGCTGAAGAAGGAACATCTGAGGCTTTAATTCGTGGGGTATGCGCTCGGTTAAAAGAATTAGGATATAATGTTGGTGGTTTTAATGCTTTTATTACTAGTGATGTATTAATGGGAGCAGGATTATCATCTTCAGCAGCTTTTGAAACGATTATTGGTACTATTATTTCTGGTTTATATAATGATATGACTATTGACCCTGTTGTAATTGCTCAAGTTGGTCAATATGCTGAAAATGTATACTTTGGTAAACCTTGTGGTTTAATGGATCAATGTGCTAGTTCAGTAGGTAGCTTGATTAATATTGATTTTAATGATGTGGCTAAGCCAATTGTTAATAAAGTAGATGTTGATTTTTCTAAATTTGGACACAGTTTATGTATTGTTGATACAAAAGGATCACATGCTGATTTAACTGATGAATATGCAGCAATTCCTATGGAAATGAAAAAAGTAGCTAACTATTTTGGTAAAGAATTTTTACGTGAAGTAGATGAGGAAGATTTCTTTAATGATATAGCAGGTGCTAGAAAAGCTTGTCAAGACCGGGCGGTTTTAAGAGCAATTCATTTATTTGAAGAAAATAAACGGGTTGATCAAGAAGTTAAGGCTTTAAACAATAGTGATTTTGAAACATTTAAAAAAGTTGTTAAGGAATCTGGAGATAGTTCTTATAAGTTCTTGCAAAATGTGTATGCAAACTGCGATGTTCAGAATCAAAGTGTTTCAATTGGATTAGCCATGTCAGAAAAAATTATTGGCCGAAATGGCGTTTGTCGGGTTCATGGTGGTGGTTTTGCGGGAACGATTCAAGCTTTTGTTAAAGATGAATTTGTAACTGCTTATAAGACTGAAATTGAAAGAGTTTTTGGTAAAGGAAGCTGTCATGTATTAAAAGTTCGCAAGTATGGCGGTAAAAAAGTAATTTAA
- a CDS encoding ROK family protein, whose amino-acid sequence MYYLGVDLGGTTIKEGLFDEQLQLLKMVQKNTGASLGADIVLKRIEKCLEILVLKNNLSFEQIDALGIGVPGLLNRNDGISLFSPNFNNWHNVKIKEWFEHKWLIPTVIDNDVRMHLYGELYFGAGKGFKNIILIAIGTGLGSGIVVDGHVLYGANDSVGEIGHMNMYRHGRACRCGSSGCLGRYVSAVGMINTFKEKDIDHMSIVNRWVNNCDEITAKMICQAYDLNDSIAVATLKETGEILGYGITNLINLFNPERIIIGGGVSNAGERLLASTREVAAIHALEIASNNCDLVVAELGEQAGMYGAAKYAKRKLIL is encoded by the coding sequence ATGTATTATTTGGGAGTAGACTTGGGCGGAACAACTATTAAAGAAGGACTCTTTGATGAACAGTTACAATTATTAAAAATGGTTCAAAAAAATACAGGAGCAAGTTTGGGTGCAGATATAGTTTTAAAAAGAATTGAAAAATGTTTAGAAATATTAGTTTTAAAGAATAATCTTTCATTTGAACAGATAGATGCTCTAGGTATAGGAGTACCGGGTTTGTTAAATCGAAATGACGGTATTTCTTTATTTTCTCCTAATTTTAATAATTGGCACAATGTCAAGATCAAAGAATGGTTTGAACATAAGTGGCTGATTCCAACTGTAATTGATAATGATGTTAGAATGCATCTTTATGGAGAATTGTATTTTGGAGCTGGGAAAGGTTTTAAAAATATTATTTTAATTGCAATTGGGACCGGTTTAGGTTCTGGAATCGTAGTAGATGGACATGTTTTATACGGTGCAAATGACAGTGTCGGAGAAATTGGGCATATGAATATGTATCGTCATGGGAGAGCTTGTCGTTGTGGTAGTAGTGGGTGCTTGGGTAGGTACGTTTCTGCAGTTGGAATGATCAATACGTTTAAAGAAAAGGATATTGATCATATGAGTATTGTTAATAGATGGGTAAATAATTGTGATGAGATCACTGCAAAGATGATCTGCCAAGCTTATGATTTAAATGATTCGATTGCCGTTGCGACTCTTAAAGAGACAGGAGAAATACTTGGTTATGGGATAACTAACCTTATTAACTTATTTAATCCTGAACGTATTATTATTGGTGGTGGAGTATCAAATGCAGGAGAGCGGTTATTAGCTTCAACTCGAGAGGTTGCTGCTATTCATGCTTTGGAAATTGCTAGTAATAACTGTGATCTAGTGGTTGCAGAACTTGGGGAACAAGCGGGAATGTATGGTGCAGCTAAATACGCTAAAAGAAAACTAATATTATGA
- a CDS encoding DUF2624 family protein, which produces MTNWQIVNHRLQNLSLHNLKEICYAHNISMEERDLELILQIIKNNPYSIVNEEYTPILFIEISNVTNKATCDKFKPIIEKEYLIH; this is translated from the coding sequence ATGACAAATTGGCAAATAGTGAATCATCGCTTGCAAAATCTATCATTACATAATCTAAAAGAAATCTGTTATGCACATAATATTTCTATGGAAGAACGTGACCTAGAGTTAATTCTTCAAATAATTAAAAATAACCCATATTCAATCGTAAATGAAGAATATACTCCGATTTTGTTTATTGAGATTTCCAATGTGACGAATAAAGCTACCTGTGACAAATTTAAGCCAATTATCGAAAAGGAATATTTGATTCACTAA
- a CDS encoding MarR family winged helix-turn-helix transcriptional regulator → MKKTFLMAIYPYLLKQYNIMFETIQKKYQITQIEIDVLAFLANNPEYHHAQDIVNIRGISKAYVSCSLDKLVKRGLVERQVDNENRRCNCLFVTPYANELIKEIRAVQDNYNEIAYQGLSDQDKEQFNRLISQIYENLGGNNNE, encoded by the coding sequence ATGAAGAAAACCTTTTTAATGGCAATTTATCCTTATTTATTAAAGCAATATAATATTATGTTTGAAACAATACAAAAAAAGTATCAAATCACTCAAATTGAAATTGATGTATTGGCATTTTTAGCTAATAATCCTGAGTATCATCATGCTCAAGATATTGTCAATATCCGGGGTATTTCTAAGGCGTATGTTTCTTGTTCGCTTGACAAACTAGTCAAAAGAGGGCTCGTTGAACGCCAAGTAGATAATGAAAATCGTCGTTGTAATTGTTTGTTTGTAACACCATATGCTAATGAGCTGATTAAAGAAATTCGGGCTGTTCAAGATAATTATAATGAAATTGCTTATCAGGGGTTAAGTGATCAAGATAAAGAACAGTTTAACCGATTAATTAGCCAAATTTATGAAAATTTAGGAGGGAATAACAATGAATGA
- a CDS encoding MATE family efflux transporter codes for MNERLANEKISKLLLSLAIPSILAQMVTLLYNLVDRIYIGRMEDGALAIAGIGLCSAIITIITAFTNLFGRGGAPLASISLGADENDQANKIISNCFSSLVLSSIVIMIVLYIFGEEILLLFGASANTLSYAKDYLNIYLLGTIFVQLSVGMNYFINCQGYAKFGMLTLVIGGALNIILDPIFIFTLNMGVAGAALATIISQFVSFLWVMHFIFSKRSTIKIKKEYLFFDKIIMKRVLGLGISPFFMNSTEGILQVCFNRQLLFFGGDIAVSSMTIMASMAQIVFLPMEGIAQGSQPIISFNYGARQKERVIEAIKMVIKVALTFSVIMVTLMELFPALFVSMFTNDLELMELGVKMLRVYIFGYIIIGANSSFQQIYTSLGEGKRSFFFAFYRKIILLIPLIYILPNFISNGVLAVMLAEPVSDLLTTGTNAIFFKRFINDKLK; via the coding sequence ATGAATGAGCGACTTGCTAATGAAAAAATTTCAAAGTTACTGCTATCACTGGCGATACCATCGATCTTAGCACAAATGGTAACCTTGCTATACAATTTAGTGGATCGAATTTATATTGGAAGAATGGAGGATGGAGCTTTAGCAATTGCTGGAATTGGTTTGTGTAGTGCAATTATTACAATAATTACCGCTTTTACTAATTTGTTTGGCCGTGGTGGGGCACCATTAGCTTCAATAAGTCTAGGAGCTGATGAAAATGACCAAGCAAATAAAATAATCTCAAATTGTTTTAGTTCTTTAGTATTAAGTTCAATAGTTATCATGATTGTTTTATATATATTTGGTGAAGAAATTTTATTATTGTTTGGTGCAAGTGCAAATACGTTATCATATGCCAAAGATTATTTAAATATTTATTTATTGGGGACGATTTTTGTACAATTAAGTGTGGGAATGAATTATTTTATTAATTGCCAAGGGTATGCGAAGTTTGGAATGTTAACGTTAGTTATTGGAGGCGCGTTAAATATTATTCTAGATCCAATTTTTATTTTTACTTTAAATATGGGAGTAGCGGGAGCGGCCTTGGCTACGATCATTTCGCAATTTGTTTCTTTTTTATGGGTAATGCATTTTATTTTTTCGAAACGGTCAACAATAAAAATAAAGAAAGAATACTTGTTCTTTGATAAAATAATTATGAAAAGAGTATTGGGTTTAGGGATTTCACCATTTTTTATGAATAGTACGGAGGGAATCTTACAAGTATGTTTTAATCGACAATTATTATTTTTTGGCGGTGATATTGCCGTTAGTTCTATGACAATTATGGCTTCAATGGCCCAAATTGTCTTTTTACCAATGGAAGGAATAGCCCAAGGGAGCCAGCCGATAATTTCTTTTAATTATGGTGCTAGACAAAAAGAACGAGTTATTGAGGCAATCAAAATGGTAATTAAGGTGGCCTTGACATTTTCAGTAATAATGGTAACTTTGATGGAGTTGTTCCCGGCGCTTTTTGTTAGCATGTTTACTAACGATCTAGAACTAATGGAATTGGGGGTAAAGATGTTAAGAGTGTATATCTTTGGCTATATTATTATTGGTGCTAATAGCTCTTTTCAACAAATCTATACATCATTGGGCGAAGGAAAAAGATCATTTTTCTTTGCTTTCTATCGCAAGATAATTTTATTAATTCCTTTGATTTATATTTTACCTAATTTCATTAGCAATGGTGTATTAGCGGTAATGCTGGCAGAACCAGTATCTGATTTATTAACAACAGGAACTAACGCGATTTTCTTCAAGCGTTTTATCAATGATAAGTTGAAATAA
- a CDS encoding glycoside hydrolase family 2 TIM barrel-domain containing protein, translating to MKGTQADLNWLADPKVFAVNRLNAYSDHSYYLDIDKALNGDAMELKQSLNGRWYFNYAKNPNERFVDFYKEDIDCHYFDMIDVPGHIQMQGYDQMQYINTLYPWDGHEKLRPPHISSDDNPVGSYVCYFEVNEALKNKTTRLVFDGVETAYYVWLNGEFIGYSEDSFTPSSFDVTYALKDGENKLAVEVYKRSSASWLEDQDFWRFSGIFRDVSLYAIEDIHINDLFVKTTLKNNYKDVQVSVNLDVIAKKEGYLNTALYDQNNNIIYQAKQLPLTNFSFGLTNVNLWSSENPYLYKLLLTVYDHDDNLVEVIPQKIGFREFKMDQGIMKLNGQRIVFRGVNRHEFAADKGRAITKEDMLYDIKFMKMHNINAVRTSHYPNQSLWYDLCDEYGIYLIDEANLESHGSWQKLGACEPSWNIPGNLPQWHDVVVDRANTMLQRDKNHPSILIWSCGNESYAGTNIVAMANHFRENDPTRLVHYEGCVWNRDYCEATDMESRMYAKAKEIETYLQGNPAKPYISCEYMHAMGNSLGGMKQYTDLEDKYAQYQGGFIWDYIDQAVYYTNGYGEKVLGYGGDFKERYTDYNFCGDGIVFADRTISPKAQEVKYLYQDIIIKPTDAGVIITNKMMFSNTSKYQFVYQLKQGKKVLQEGCFIADVKPGDSKEILIPWLTKLDKEAVKTVSALLKDDQIWAKAGFEVAFGQTIVGEYKPLSVSKQPLKVIIGDGNIGIRYNDFEVMFANSEGLISLKYGNHEYIARAPRPVFSRASTDNERGYKHEVNSSMWFGASTFYNCTKFNYEVASDYSSVKVFFEYTLPVIPATTVDIVFTVRAPGIIRVDYHYHGKAGLPELPLIGMCFKLYDQVDRFEYLGRGPLENYIDRKDGAKIDVYDCLVKDNLSPYLVPQECGNRCDLRYLAITDEKDQGICFKMIDQPFEATVLPYSLQTLEAAMHQEELPKSYFTFVTILAAQMGVGGDDSWGAPILEEYCIKGEEDVEYAFEICKR from the coding sequence ATGAAAGGAACACAAGCAGATTTAAATTGGTTAGCAGATCCTAAAGTTTTTGCGGTAAATCGCTTAAATGCTTATAGTGATCATTCTTATTATCTCGATATTGATAAAGCATTGAATGGAGATGCAATGGAATTAAAGCAGTCTTTAAATGGACGCTGGTATTTTAATTATGCTAAAAATCCTAATGAAAGATTTGTTGATTTTTATAAAGAGGATATTGATTGTCATTATTTTGATATGATCGATGTACCAGGTCATATTCAAATGCAAGGTTATGATCAGATGCAGTATATTAATACTTTATACCCATGGGATGGGCATGAGAAATTAAGACCACCACATATATCAAGTGACGATAATCCTGTAGGAAGTTACGTTTGCTATTTTGAAGTAAATGAAGCATTAAAGAATAAAACAACTCGTCTGGTTTTTGATGGAGTTGAAACGGCTTATTATGTTTGGTTAAATGGAGAATTTATTGGTTATAGTGAGGATTCATTTACGCCATCAAGTTTTGATGTAACTTATGCTTTAAAAGATGGTGAAAATAAATTAGCGGTTGAGGTTTATAAACGCTCTAGTGCCAGCTGGTTAGAAGATCAGGATTTTTGGCGCTTTTCAGGGATTTTTAGAGATGTAAGTTTATATGCTATAGAAGACATTCATATTAATGATCTGTTTGTTAAGACTACTTTAAAAAATAATTATAAAGATGTCCAGGTATCGGTCAATTTAGATGTAATTGCTAAAAAAGAGGGCTATCTAAATACTGCTTTATATGATCAGAATAATAATATTATTTATCAAGCAAAGCAATTGCCATTAACTAATTTTTCGTTTGGACTGACTAATGTTAATTTATGGTCAAGTGAAAATCCATATTTGTATAAACTATTGTTAACCGTTTATGATCATGATGATAATTTAGTAGAAGTTATACCACAAAAAATTGGATTTAGAGAGTTTAAAATGGATCAAGGGATAATGAAGTTAAATGGTCAAAGAATTGTCTTTAGAGGTGTTAATCGTCATGAATTTGCTGCTGATAAAGGTCGGGCTATTACAAAAGAGGATATGCTATATGATATCAAATTTATGAAAATGCATAACATTAATGCAGTAAGAACATCTCATTATCCAAATCAATCATTGTGGTATGATCTATGTGATGAGTATGGAATTTATTTAATTGATGAAGCAAATTTAGAGAGTCATGGTTCATGGCAAAAATTAGGTGCTTGTGAACCGTCATGGAATATTCCAGGAAACCTGCCACAATGGCATGATGTCGTTGTTGATCGTGCTAATACAATGCTACAGCGTGATAAAAATCATCCTTCGATTTTAATTTGGTCATGTGGTAATGAATCATACGCGGGAACAAATATTGTTGCTATGGCTAATCATTTTAGAGAAAATGATCCGACTCGTTTAGTTCATTATGAAGGTTGTGTATGGAATCGTGATTATTGTGAAGCAACTGACATGGAATCACGTATGTATGCAAAAGCGAAAGAAATTGAAACATATTTACAGGGCAATCCTGCAAAACCGTATATTAGTTGTGAATATATGCATGCTATGGGAAACTCTCTAGGTGGAATGAAACAGTATACTGATTTAGAAGATAAGTATGCTCAATATCAAGGTGGTTTTATTTGGGACTATATTGATCAGGCAGTGTACTATACAAATGGTTATGGTGAAAAAGTTCTTGGTTATGGTGGAGATTTTAAAGAACGCTATACTGATTATAATTTCTGTGGCGATGGAATTGTTTTTGCTGATCGTACTATTTCGCCAAAAGCTCAAGAAGTTAAATATTTATATCAAGATATTATTATTAAGCCGACAGATGCAGGTGTCATAATTACAAATAAAATGATGTTTAGTAACACTAGTAAATATCAATTTGTTTATCAATTAAAACAAGGTAAAAAAGTTTTACAGGAGGGATGTTTCATAGCCGATGTAAAACCTGGAGACTCTAAAGAAATATTGATTCCGTGGTTAACAAAATTAGATAAAGAAGCTGTTAAGACAGTTAGTGCTTTATTGAAAGATGATCAAATTTGGGCTAAAGCTGGTTTTGAAGTTGCTTTCGGTCAAACTATAGTTGGTGAATATAAACCGCTCTCAGTTTCTAAACAACCGCTAAAAGTTATTATTGGTGATGGTAATATCGGTATAAGATACAATGATTTTGAAGTGATGTTTGCTAATAGTGAAGGATTAATTTCATTAAAATATGGGAACCATGAATATATCGCAAGAGCTCCACGTCCTGTTTTTAGCCGAGCATCAACTGATAATGAACGCGGGTATAAACATGAGGTGAATAGTTCAATGTGGTTTGGGGCTTCAACTTTTTATAATTGTACTAAGTTTAATTATGAAGTTGCCTCTGATTATAGTAGTGTAAAAGTATTTTTTGAGTATACTTTACCGGTAATTCCTGCAACTACTGTTGATATAGTCTTTACAGTACGGGCACCAGGTATTATTAGGGTTGATTATCATTATCATGGAAAAGCAGGATTACCAGAATTACCATTAATAGGAATGTGTTTTAAACTGTATGATCAAGTTGATCGTTTTGAATATTTAGGTCGTGGACCTTTAGAAAATTATATTGATCGTAAGGATGGAGCAAAAATTGATGTTTATGATTGTCTTGTTAAGGATAACTTATCGCCATATTTAGTTCCACAAGAATGTGGAAATCGCTGTGATTTGCGTTATTTAGCAATAACTGATGAAAAAGATCAAGGAATTTGTTTCAAAATGATCGATCAGCCATTCGAAGCAACTGTTCTTCCATATAGCTTGCAGACTTTAGAAGCTGCAATGCATCAAGAAGAATTACCAAAATCATATTTTACCTTTGTAACTATTTTAGCTGCTCAAATGGGTGTTGGCGGTGATGATAGTTGGGGTGCTCCAATACTCGAAGAATACTGTATTAAAGGTGAAGAAGATGTTGAATACGCTTTCGAAATTTGTAAGCGTTAA